Part of the Benincasa hispida cultivar B227 chromosome 12, ASM972705v1, whole genome shotgun sequence genome is shown below.
ttaaattaaagCAGCAGGTCATATAGATGGATTTTGAAGTTTTGAGACTCCATGCTCATATGCGGAAAAGAACGCTCATGGCTGGAACACAAGGGCTATGGTCCGAAGTTTTTCCGGGTTTGGGCTGAGCCAATCACTTGACACCATTCGCCATCAATGGCCCTGGACTGGTACTACTATCTGTAATTTTTCTACATCACTTCCTCCTGAAATTAGTGTGATCCATTTCTGAATAAAAGTCAAGACAATTGTACGAACTGAAACAAGATGTTGATTTGTTTCtgtacatttttcaaataatattgAAGTGAAGCTGAAGTCTTTTACTTAAATGTCCTTTTCTCGTCACATCGTTTCTTTCCCTTGCAATCTCTTTTTATACGCACATTCATGTtcgttattgtttttatttatttgactGTATAATATAGGATTCATGATACATTAGTAGTAGACAGCAGCAGATTATTTGGCATCCTGTTTTAGTTCGAGTTTGATGATAGCAGTTATGGAATCTGTGAAATGAAACCATAATGGGAAAACGATAGTTGAGCTTTAATCTCCTGCATAACTCTATACTACCACTTGGATAATTAGTGATAGTTAAGCTCTAGCAGTATCCCGGTAACTCTATGCCCTACTACTTTTGTGCCTTGCAGACCCAATAACTGACAAATAGATATAATTTTAAGTATTGGGTTGCAACAATGGGATTGATTGGAGGGACGCATTTTGGAAACCAAGTCTTAAATCAAGATGAATGTGATGGAAAACCAAAAAACAACTCAAAAGTCCCATCAAAAGAGATGATAACGAATACTACCAATTGAAAATTGCTCCAACCCAAattccttaaaaaaataaatgtcttCCTGAGGTACAACCAACCTCAATACATTATTCATACAAGCCCAATCCCGGGCGCCATTTCTAGATTTTCAGAAGAAACACAAAACAAACTTCCAATTGAGTTGATTGATCTTACATTCTAGCTTTAGCATGACCAGCAGGAGCACTCTGCATTCAAACCACACAACATAAGTATTTTGAGAAGCAAATATCATACTAATCTAAGACCTCCAAAGGTTTTCATTGTTAAATGAACCAAAATACTTGTTCACGTCATTGAATTGAGAGATCTGTAAATTTGGGACGTAGTTCATAGTTGACATAGATGATGCCATGATAGGCAATTTAGGAGTGTTTCCTATTCTATCAAGAGCCATTTTATTCCCAATAACTCTAGCCAATAGCGTGCAAATGTTAAGAGGGAAAAGGCAACGATAATATGTAACAATAACATGGATGAATAATCAGgactttgtaattttgttttagtttattgttggTTAATTGGTTGGTAGACTTAAATTCTATCAGAACTGACACCTTTAAAGTTCATTAGTCACTTAGAAGTTGGCAAGCAATCTTTTATCCCATCCGACAATTGGATGCACCAAGTTTTATCTATAAACTTATTCCATCCCAGCTTGTGTTTGCCAAAACAGCCTAAATCTGTTTTTTGGCTTTATAGGTGCATGAAAGATGAGCTCTGTTAAATTAGGATGCAGATTTCTCACCAGAGTTGCACTCTGAGCAGCTCTTTCAGTTAAGTATCCACAAGGCTTGAAAAATCCACCATACTGTTTCGACCATTCCTCCAACCTCGAATAGATGTATTTTGATCCAAGTGAATCTGCCCAGAACATGAGTCCTCCCCTGCTCAAGGAGGAAAAAATTTTATGGTCTAGTTTTTGGAACTAAAGAGACATACCAAAATGAGATCAAGTTAACAAACCTGTAAGAGGGGAAACCCATTCCCATTACACCAGCAATGTCCAGGTCAGCTGCTTTTACTGCTATGCCTTCAGCTAGGACACGACATGCTTCGTTCACCACTGGGAAGAATATCATCTCCACAATGTCCTTTTCTGGCAACTTCATGAGCTACATTCACCGAAATCATTTAGTCATACCACAACTACTGTCACTTTCCCAAGTTAATACTTCAttccaaaatatatatttgcaaACAATCTTTATAATGTAATTCAAATGCTACAATCTCCTGCCTATAGCTAAGGTCAtaatataattatcaaaagaaGAGAAGCAAGCAAACATATGTTTGTAAGAAGAAATGGGGGAGAGAGACCGTAGGATCAACTGAAACACCAGAAGTGCTCCTAGCCTTCTCGATATATTTCTTTAACTCTGGATTTGGCCCAGCTTTTCGGTTCTTGTCATAGACATAGAAACCTTTACGAGTGGATTCACCTGAGGTGTGCAATGTACAAATAATTATCATTTTTGTAAGTAATGTTGTTTTAAGTAAAAATCAATGAACACAAATGAATATCACAGGCGAAGACCATCTAAAATTGCATAACAAAGGTAGCAACATTCAATAACAGGTGAGCAGTGTGGATTATGAAAATTAGTAGGGTCTTATAGAGTGGATCACCCTTTGAATGAGGTTTGGGAGGAAGTGAGGTTTAGTGCCTCTCTTTGAGCCTCCGTTTGTCTGGCCTTTTGTAATTATTAACTTAGACCATTCTTATAGACTGGAGCCGCTCCTTATAGGTTGTTGAGAGATCTTTCTGGGTTTGATTTTTCTATGcccttaataataataataataaataagtgCATAACAAACCCTGTGCATATTCTGGGATGAAAAAGCTACCTGCAATCTTATCCTCTTGCATAAGAGGAATTAGCATAGATTTATAAGTTCTTTCTGGAAAAGCTTGAACAAACTGACTGGCAGTTGCTACTGCCACACCAAAACCAACAAGGTCACACAACctgaaagaaaaatacaagagcaagtaagaaaaatgaaaactgaTTGTATAAGATCAGAACATGCAGCTGATGCAAACTTCATTGACTATTATAAACCTGAAGGGTCCCATTGGCATTCCGAACTTAGAAATTGCCCTGTCAATCTGATAAGGATCTACCCCACGTTCTGCAAGTAAAATTGCAGCTTGAGAGTAGGGAAAAAACATTCTGTTGACAGCAAAACCTGTACAATTTCCAACCACAACTGGTGTTTTCTTTATATTCTTCCCAACATCTAGCAGATCAACAATCACTTGTGCAGCCGTATGCTTGGTACGAACAATTTCCAAAAGTGGCATGACATGAGCAGGACTGCATGAGAAGCAGAACTCAATGCTGAGCTAAAAAGATACGGGATGTTTTGTTCTTTGGTGGGGGGATTTACCTAAAGAAATGAGCTCCAATAATCCTGTCACGGGACTTTGTTCTCTCTCCAATCAACTCCAAATCTATTGTGGAAGTATTAGTAGCAAGCATACAATGTGGTGGACAGTACTTCTCAAGATCAGAAAAGATCTGTTGCTTCAAAGAAACATTCTCAATAACAGCCTGTTTCAAGAACGCAAGAAATCAAAATTAACCACTGCCCTCGACCTGGGAAAAGAAAGGGGAACCTTGGCAACATCAAAAGAGAAGCAGCCCAAAAGTACCTCTATCACCATATCTACATCTTTAAAACTTTCATAGTCAAGAACTCCCTTAAGTAAAGAAATTGTCCTGTCAAATTTCTCTTTAGTCATACTCCCTTTTCTGACTCGGCTGTGTAGGTTTGCTGTAGGAGAATATATCAGATCATGAGTTTAAAAAAACTGCAAATTGTGAAGTACAAAAGTGCATGTCAAAATCATTGGTTTCCATGGGTACCTCTTACTCTGTCGATGCCAGCCTGCAAGAACTTGTCGTTCACTTCTTTAAGTATCACAGGATAGTTGCTAAGAATCAATGCTGTAGCTATTCCAGATCCCATTAATCCTCCTCCTACGATTGCAACTTTCTTGATTTGTCTCGGTACTAAACCTAGATCAGTAACTCCAGGTACCTATCAAACATGACGAGAGGAGAAATGTTGATGTGAGCTGCCCATATGAATAAGCCTCTATAATAAATTAGCAAAACTACTGTTTTTCTCAGTTGTCAAGACCCTTTGTATAGTATTGTGGTCAAATATATTGAGCTATTGAATTGCTCAAGTTTACTATCAAGCCCCCATAAAAAGCTAGACATGacgaaaaatatttatataataaaaacaaattaatacaACCATGAACATCCAAAGATCAAGAGGACAAGAGAATATCTTCTCAAGTAGCTAGCAGAAAACTCATTATTGTACAACCACTTCTATAAAACCAACACAACATTCATGTCTCGATCCTTCATCATCTGACCTTAGTTGTTGAACGCTGGGCAAAGAAGATATGAATTAAGCTTTTGCAAGTATCAGAATGTAGGAGTCCCTGAAATTCTTCAGCCTCCTGCAATATCCAGAACAAGATATATATTGAGAGTGAAGTGACTACAACTTAAAGGTGAAAGGGGATAAAATGGGGGGAAAGAAAACTATCGAGAAGATAAAAAGGACCTTCCAAAGTCCAGCACGGGGGCCAGAGACGACACCCATTTCAACGGCATCAATGCAGGCAAATGGATGCTCGAGATTCAGGGACTGTTTTTTTGCCTGAGCTCTAGCAAACTTAAATATTTTCCTAGCCTCAACAAGGGACTCTAACTTGTCGGTCCTGTGAAGACTGAGAACCCATGGTCGTCTCCGCTCTAGGATTTCGAGAGCCCATCTACGTGCTGTGTCGATCAACTCTTCAGGAGGGACAATGGCATCCACAAGCCCCAAAGAATGAGCTTCTTGTCCTTTAATTGGCTTTGATGTCTGTTTACACGTGTAACAGACAACAAGAATCAGAGaagttaatatatttataagtaGGATGTGTATTTTACATCATGTTCCATTTATATAAATCCATCTAAGCTTACCAACATCATTTCAAGGGCCTTTGAGAGACCAACAAGACGTGGAAGCCGTTGTGTTCCTGAGTAGTTAAGAGTCTAGAGATCAATATAGGCAAAATAAAACACCCCAACCATTTTAGGAATGTATAGATTTTATTGTCTTCATGTTTTACAGACAGGATAATCCAAACAACAGAAACAGTTAAGATGTGCCCATTTCTTCTTCATATGAACTAACACAATCACTCGAATCAACACGATTATTCGTTTATTTTCATAA
Proteins encoded:
- the LOC120067271 gene encoding glyoxysomal fatty acid beta-oxidation multifunctional protein MFP-a isoform X1, which codes for MGSNAKGRTVMEVGADGVAIITIMNPPVNSLSFDGKVSFFYQISISTERFSFRVFTKFSACLHTNTVLFSLRDSYEQALRRDDVKAIVITGAKGKFSGGFDITAFGSLQGGKGEQPNVRNISIEMITDVFEAAWKPAVAAIDGLALGGGLEVAMACHARISTPTAQLGLPELQLGIIPGFGGTQRLPRLVGLSKALEMMLTSKPIKGQEAHSLGLVDAIVPPEELIDTARRWALEILERRRPWVLSLHRTDKLESLVEARKIFKFARAQAKKQSLNLEHPFACIDAVEMGVVSGPRAGLWKEAEEFQGLLHSDTCKSLIHIFFAQRSTTKVPGVTDLGLVPRQIKKVAIVGGGLMGSGIATALILSNYPVILKEVNDKFLQAGIDRVRANLHSRVRKGSMTKEKFDRTISLLKGVLDYESFKDVDMVIEAVIENVSLKQQIFSDLEKYCPPHCMLATNTSTIDLELIGERTKSRDRIIGAHFFSPAHVMPLLEIVRTKHTAAQVIVDLLDVGKNIKKTPVVVGNCTGFAVNRMFFPYSQAAILLAERGVDPYQIDRAISKFGMPMGPFRLCDLVGFGVAVATASQFVQAFPERTYKSMLIPLMQEDKIAGESTRKGFYVYDKNRKAGPNPELKKYIEKARSTSGVSVDPTLMKLPEKDIVEMIFFPVVNEACRVLAEGIAVKAADLDIAGVMGMGFPSYRGGLMFWADSLGSKYIYSRLEEWSKQYGGFFKPCGYLTERAAQSATLSAPAGHAKARM
- the LOC120067271 gene encoding glyoxysomal fatty acid beta-oxidation multifunctional protein MFP-a isoform X2, which codes for MGSNAKGRTVMEVGADGVAIITIMNPPVNSLSFDVLFSLRDSYEQALRRDDVKAIVITGAKGKFSGGFDITAFGSLQGGKGEQPNVRNISIEMITDVFEAAWKPAVAAIDGLALGGGLEVAMACHARISTPTAQLGLPELQLGIIPGFGGTQRLPRLVGLSKALEMMLTSKPIKGQEAHSLGLVDAIVPPEELIDTARRWALEILERRRPWVLSLHRTDKLESLVEARKIFKFARAQAKKQSLNLEHPFACIDAVEMGVVSGPRAGLWKEAEEFQGLLHSDTCKSLIHIFFAQRSTTKVPGVTDLGLVPRQIKKVAIVGGGLMGSGIATALILSNYPVILKEVNDKFLQAGIDRVRANLHSRVRKGSMTKEKFDRTISLLKGVLDYESFKDVDMVIEAVIENVSLKQQIFSDLEKYCPPHCMLATNTSTIDLELIGERTKSRDRIIGAHFFSPAHVMPLLEIVRTKHTAAQVIVDLLDVGKNIKKTPVVVGNCTGFAVNRMFFPYSQAAILLAERGVDPYQIDRAISKFGMPMGPFRLCDLVGFGVAVATASQFVQAFPERTYKSMLIPLMQEDKIAGESTRKGFYVYDKNRKAGPNPELKKYIEKARSTSGVSVDPTLMKLPEKDIVEMIFFPVVNEACRVLAEGIAVKAADLDIAGVMGMGFPSYRGGLMFWADSLGSKYIYSRLEEWSKQYGGFFKPCGYLTERAAQSATLSAPAGHAKARM